A DNA window from Daucus carota subsp. sativus chromosome 3, DH1 v3.0, whole genome shotgun sequence contains the following coding sequences:
- the LOC108211304 gene encoding uncharacterized protein LOC108211304, with translation MADDGLPPPIRLMNFISEDQLEEAKRTRGARLEDGTAQRDRPLFEVLKENKDKKDAEFNERFKHRPPKALDEDETEFLDRLEMSRREYERQMADEEAEQLQRFQAAVDAQSVVVHEIKEAPPVPKVQEPKKLIGKKNPPLGMIIKVKPQAKKAKVDVDNPSKSVEIARTDIGRVTPSTNSNGDKSSPVVNSSLSGLVSYSDESDDE, from the exons ATGGCAGACGATGGGCTTCCTCCTCCCATACGCCTTATGAATTTTATTTCCGAAGATCAG TTAGAAGAAGCTAAAAGAACAAGGGGGGCTAGGCTTGAAGATGGTACTGCTCAGAGAGATAGACCCCTTTTCGAG GTCCTAAAGGAGAATAAAGACAAAAAAGATGCGGAATTCAATGAAAGATTCAAACACA GACCTCCAAAGGCTTTAGATGAAGATGAAACTGAGTTTCTTGATAGACTAGAGATG TCAAGGAGAGAATATGAAAGGCAAATGGCAGATGAAGAGGCGGAACAGCTGCAAAGATTTCAG GCAGCTGTTGATGCACAATCTGTCGTTGTCCATGAAATTAAGGAAGCACCCCCTGTCCCAAAGGTTCAG GAACCCAAAAAGCTTATTGGAAAGAAGAATCCTCCTTTAGGTATGATTATAAAAGTTAAGCCACAAGCAAAGAAAGCAAAGGTCGACGTGGACAATCCATCAAAATCTGTTGAGATTGCAAGAACTGATATTGGCCGAGTCACGCCTTCAACAAACAGCAATGGTGATAAATCCAGTCCTGTTGTCAATAGTAGTTTGAGTGGTCTTGTTTCATATAGTGATGAAAGTGATGACGAGTGA